One genomic region from Antedon mediterranea chromosome 3, ecAntMedi1.1, whole genome shotgun sequence encodes:
- the LOC140044274 gene encoding uncharacterized protein, with the protein MAPKLDVDKLKKDLLQELTTSITETLNKAFDKLQEQISNIETRLDYLEQYSRRNNLRFYGLQDSTKSTDDLVAEVIRVKMGITFKSDDIEVSHRIGPITDKPRPIIVRFNSIRTRNNVFAAKSKLKGMPVYISEDLTKANFNLFWKVRHHDGVQRAWTNRCKIWALCKGEEKPKHIKNENDFERLIAEH; encoded by the coding sequence ATGGCCCCGAAGTTAGATGTTGATAAGCTGAAGAAAGACTTGCTTCAGGAGCTGACTACTTCTATTACTGAGACATTAAACAAAGCATTTGATAAACTGCAGGAGCAAATCAGTAATATTGAAACCAGATTGGACTATTTAGAACAATATTCACGTCGTAATAACCTTAGATTCTACGGTTTACAGGACTCGACAAAGTCAACTGATGATTTGGTGGCGGAGGTTATTCGCGTAAAAATGGGTATCACTTTCAAGTCCGACGATATTGAAGTATCTCATCGAATCGGTCCTATTACTGACAAGCCTAGGCCAATAATTGTTCGGTTCAATTCAATCAGGACCCGTAACAATGTGTTTGCAGCCAAATCCAAACTGAAGGGTATGCCGGTTTATATCTCGGAAGACCTAACAAAAGCAAATTTCAATCTCTTTTGGAAGGTAAGACACCATGATGGAGTTCAACGTGCCTGGACTAACAGATGCAAGATATGGGCCCTGTGTAAAGGTGAAGAAAAACCCAAGCATATCAAGAATGAAAATGATTTTGAACGACTGATTGCTGAACATTAA
- the LOC140044273 gene encoding uncharacterized protein, with amino-acid sequence MAASETNPEFTKLKSDLSTFFCGNRLRWLKFILFDHIPIGDLTEPNAIGNDLFNHLEDTGVIAPNNVNLLLDISKLCQLKKAEDCVVQYIRDNNIENTGEEKISSERKQMFKDLRNVGPDALKRVISHYNLAMYEDTNIWDVTFKLETGQCLSKQQDKKDVFDDLRQIVHHSNVPQRSGSHEERRKDEYDDSKASGSNRRPEGNREGDDDKCVVSASKRQPEEKIKVYLLSKQQTFLQNAKTFTPATWNESYQVDISELFTELDLLKRNKNTKKSESTTLKDVLATIKSTHACKVLIDGEGGIGKTTLLRHIAYNAGTDKSFDVFEGKIVFLLNIRDLEEGKGIFDLMVDKLI; translated from the exons ATGGCAGCGTCTGAAACTAATCCAGAGTTCACTAAATTGAAGTCTGATCTCAGCACATTCTTTTGCGGTAATAGGTTGCGTTGGTTGAAGTTTATCTTATTCGACCACATACCTATCGGAGACCTTACAGAACCAAATGCCATTGGAAATGATCTATTTAATCATCTCGAAGACACTGGCGTTATCGCACCTAATAATGTTAACCTATTATTAGATATTTCCAAATTATGTCAATTAAAGAAAGCTGAAGATTGTGTAGTCCAGTATATTAGAGacaataatattgaaaatacCGGTGAAGAAAAAATATCAtcagaaagaaaacaaatgtttaaagatTTGCGAAATGTTGGACCAGATGCGTTAAAGAGGGTTATCTCTCATTATAATCTGGCAATGTACGAAGACACCAACATTTGGGATGTAACATTCAAATTGGAAACTGGCCAATGTTTATCGAAACAACAAGACAAGAAAGATGTATTTGATGATCTTCGACAAATTGTGCATCATAGTAATGTACCTCAACGCAGTGGAAGTCACGAAG aaCGTAGGAAAGATGAATATGACGATAGTAAAGCATCAGGTTCTAACAGACGACCAGAAG gaaATAGGGAGGGTGATGATGACAAATGTGTAGTATCTGCTTCCAAACGTCAACCAGAag AAAAGATAAAAGTATATCTACTAAGTAAACAGCAGACATTTCTGCAAAATGCCAAGACGTTTACACCAGCAACATGGAATGAATCCTACCAAGTCGATATTTCTGAACTATTCACAGAGTTGGACCTACTCAAgagaaataaaaacacaaaaaagagTGAGTCAACAACATTAAAAGATGTGTTAGCTACCATCAAATCCACACATGCGTGCAAAGTCCTTATAGACGGTGAAGGTGGTATAGGTAAAACTACACTATTAAGGCACATAGCATACAATGCAGGTACAGATAAATCATTTGATGTATTTGAaggtaaaattgtatttctgtTAAATATAAGAGATTTAGAGGAAGGGAAGGGAATCTTTGATCTTATGGTAGATAAACTAATATGA